The following coding sequences lie in one Frigoribacterium sp. SL97 genomic window:
- a CDS encoding oxidoreductase, whose protein sequence is MSTWLITGCSTGLGRAFAEEALARGHDVVVTARDASAVQDIADAHPDHAVATALDVTDPDQVTAAVRLATERFGGVDVLVNNAGYGYRSAVEEGDDADVARLFDTHFHGSVRTVKAVLPGMRARRSGTIVNLSSIGARRTGPGSGYYGAVKAAIEQMTMALRTELAPLGITATVVEPGSFRTDFSGRSLTQSATPIADYAETAGRRRIEADTSDGTQPGDPAAGARLLVDAVDSGEAPYLLLLGSDAVEIVTGALDDLRRDVDAWAERSRATDFDA, encoded by the coding sequence ATGTCGACCTGGTTGATCACCGGCTGCTCCACGGGGTTGGGGCGAGCCTTCGCCGAGGAGGCGCTGGCCCGCGGACACGACGTCGTCGTCACCGCGCGCGACGCCTCGGCCGTGCAGGACATCGCCGACGCCCACCCCGACCACGCCGTCGCCACAGCCCTGGACGTCACCGACCCCGACCAGGTGACCGCGGCCGTCCGCCTCGCCACCGAGCGGTTCGGCGGCGTCGACGTCCTCGTCAACAACGCCGGCTACGGCTACCGCTCCGCCGTCGAGGAGGGTGACGACGCCGACGTGGCGCGCCTGTTCGACACGCACTTCCACGGCAGCGTCCGCACCGTCAAGGCCGTCCTGCCCGGCATGCGCGCCCGCCGCAGCGGCACGATCGTCAACCTGTCGTCGATCGGTGCCCGCCGCACGGGCCCCGGCTCGGGCTACTACGGCGCCGTCAAGGCCGCGATCGAGCAGATGACCATGGCCCTGCGCACCGAACTCGCCCCGCTCGGCATCACGGCGACGGTCGTCGAACCGGGCTCGTTCCGCACCGACTTCTCGGGGCGCTCGCTCACGCAGTCCGCCACGCCCATCGCCGACTACGCCGAGACCGCCGGACGTCGCCGCATCGAGGCCGACACCTCGGACGGCACCCAACCCGGCGACCCCGCCGCCGGTGCCCGCCTGCTCGTCGACGCGGTCGACTCGGGCGAGGCCCCGTACCTGCTGCTGCTCGGCTCGGACGCCGTCGAGATCGTCACGGGCGCACTCGACGACCTCCGCCGCGACGTCGACGCATGGGCGGAGCGCAGTCGCGCCACCGACTTCGACGCCTGA